From the Actinopolymorpha singaporensis genome, the window CTCCACCCACCCCGGCGTGTTCGGCAGTGTGATCGTCCCTTGCCAGATGCGGGGCTCGATGTCATCTTCTGGTGCTCACACGGGGTCAGCGAAGTGTGCGGAGCGCGACGATCAAGCGCGACAACAAAGGAGTGCGATGGTCATGCCGGCAGCACGCATCTCGCGCCGACGGGCGATCCAGGCCCTCGGCGGGCTTGGCCTGGGCGCGATGGGCCTCCTCACCGGAGGTTGCACGTTCACCAAGGGCACGCCGCCCATCACCGACGTCGGTCTGGACAAGAAGCCGGCTCCGGGTCGCAAGACGAACATCGAGATCTACAGCGTCTGGGGTTCGACGGTCGGAGCGGGGATGGTCAAACTCGCGACGCTCTTCGAGCAGGCCCAGCCGGACATCGGCGTTCGGGTCACCTACGCACCGGCCGGGATGGGCGGCGGAGCGGTCCAGCAGAAGCTGTTCACCGCCATCGCCGGTGGCAACCCGCCCGACATCGGGCAGCTCGTTCCGTCCCAGGCACCGCAGTGGGTCGAGCTCGGCATCATGACCGACCTCACCGATCGCTACCGCGCCGCGGGCCTTTCCAAGGACGACTTCTTCCCGCCGGTCTGGGAGAGCATCACCTACCAGGACAAGGTCTGGCAGATGCAGTGGGACGCCGACCCGAACTTCCCCTTCTTCTGGAACAAGCAGGTTTTCGAGGACGCCGGCCTGGACCCGGAAAAGCCGCCGAAGACGCTGGACGAGGTCGACGAGTACTCCGCGAAGATCCTGAAGAAGTCGGGTGCCAACGTCACCAGGATCGGCATGATCCCGTGGGACTCCTACGGCTACTCCAACTCGCTGTTCACGTGGGGCTTCGGTTTCGGCGCGGAGTTCTACGACAAGGAACGCGAGGAGGTGACCCCCGACCACGAGTACGCCGTGAAGGCGCTGGAGTGGATCGTCAGGTACGCGAAGTCTGTAGGCGGCGCGGACCGGGTGACGGTGACCCCGCCGGGCCTGCAGCTGCACCCGTTCAGCACCGGCAACATCGGCATGGCCCCGCTGGTCGCACCGAACTACCGCGACATCAAGACCAACGTCAAGGACATGAAGATCGGCGCCGCCCTCCTTCCGTTCGAGC encodes:
- a CDS encoding extracellular solute-binding protein, which translates into the protein MPAARISRRRAIQALGGLGLGAMGLLTGGCTFTKGTPPITDVGLDKKPAPGRKTNIEIYSVWGSTVGAGMVKLATLFEQAQPDIGVRVTYAPAGMGGGAVQQKLFTAIAGGNPPDIGQLVPSQAPQWVELGIMTDLTDRYRAAGLSKDDFFPPVWESITYQDKVWQMQWDADPNFPFFWNKQVFEDAGLDPEKPPKTLDEVDEYSAKILKKSGANVTRIGMIPWDSYGYSNSLFTWGFGFGAEFYDKEREEVTPDHEYAVKALEWIVRYAKSVGGADRVTVTPPGLQLHPFSTGNIGMAPLVAPNYRDIKTNVKDMKIGAALLPFEPPGAKAPGAGAWIGGWGMFIPATARHKDEAWEFMRWAGATDEGTKAQWETIGFPPGYRKAAVLAEIRDDPVMAPFYDVLTTATNIRPPVPVADFYFTQLDEQISNAVLGLSTPLQALRTVKENVMGEWDRFRKEVEA